In Methanofastidiosum sp., one DNA window encodes the following:
- the murJ gene encoding murein biosynthesis integral membrane protein MurJ has protein sequence MFKKIDIAGLSFAKTASVLFLITLAVKILGLFREILMAAYIGMNQSTDAYNIAILAASIITGIAGIAIGSSLIPVLASIASEKGEEEQEQFFSNVFWTLMIIAFVSAGIVYVFAVPVIKVLAPGFDEATVRLSANLFQIGFIKINAIVAAALFTQYLNYKNCFYSPMIAASIGTVVLVGYFIVVRNFANVSTLMMMTVITYVIQMLWMVPALVRNGFRLRLYWNLKDPNLISFFSLALLAVFNYLAQQIGIMVNRGLASQLTVGSISALNYANSIVMMINMTVSLSIATVIYPRLAEALSKKSMEMAIAIFRQGILLASILLLPALVGLILLAAPISAALFERGLFTADNTAMTAQALCGYSIGIIAYAFYELSSRFFYSMKDTKTPMMAAFAGVLTMIMLSFWLYKPLELLGLSLSTSAMQIVMAVILLAIINYKNEEIFNKELLVKILIVTISALTMGLVLFSVRNIIIIPPLGGVMDLTFKIIFAICVYTGSLHFFSCKNGYKT, from the coding sequence TTGTTTAAGAAAATCGATATAGCAGGTTTAAGCTTTGCAAAAACTGCATCAGTACTTTTTTTAATTACATTAGCTGTTAAAATACTTGGCTTATTTCGTGAAATACTGATGGCTGCTTACATTGGGATGAATCAATCTACCGACGCCTACAATATAGCTATTCTGGCAGCCAGTATAATTACTGGTATTGCTGGTATAGCTATAGGATCTTCACTTATTCCTGTTTTAGCAAGTATAGCTTCTGAAAAAGGTGAAGAAGAACAAGAACAGTTCTTTTCAAATGTTTTTTGGACTTTAATGATAATCGCATTTGTGTCTGCAGGAATAGTTTATGTATTCGCTGTGCCTGTAATAAAGGTTCTGGCACCGGGCTTTGATGAAGCCACTGTTAGATTATCCGCAAACTTATTTCAAATTGGCTTTATTAAGATAAATGCGATAGTTGCAGCAGCTTTATTTACGCAATATTTGAATTACAAGAATTGCTTTTATTCTCCGATGATAGCAGCCTCAATAGGAACTGTAGTATTGGTTGGGTATTTTATTGTTGTTAGGAATTTCGCCAATGTATCTACTTTAATGATGATGACCGTAATTACTTACGTGATTCAGATGTTATGGATGGTTCCGGCCCTAGTAAGAAATGGATTTAGGTTGAGATTATACTGGAACTTAAAAGATCCAAATTTAATTTCATTTTTTTCATTAGCTTTACTAGCTGTATTTAATTATCTTGCTCAGCAGATTGGAATTATGGTAAACAGAGGTTTAGCCTCCCAACTGACCGTGGGCAGTATTTCGGCTTTAAACTACGCGAATAGCATAGTGATGATGATAAATATGACTGTTTCTCTTAGTATCGCTACAGTTATTTATCCGCGTTTGGCAGAAGCCCTAAGTAAAAAATCAATGGAAATGGCAATTGCAATTTTTAGACAAGGTATTTTACTGGCTAGCATTCTTCTACTACCTGCGTTGGTTGGGCTCATTCTTCTAGCAGCACCAATTAGCGCAGCGCTATTTGAGAGAGGGTTATTTACTGCCGATAATACAGCTATGACAGCTCAGGCATTATGTGGCTATTCTATAGGAATAATAGCATACGCTTTTTATGAACTATCCAGTAGGTTTTTTTACTCTATGAAAGATACCAAAACGCCAATGATGGCTGCATTTGCAGGCGTTTTAACAATGATTATGTTAAGTTTTTGGCTATACAAACCATTGGAACTACTTGGATTGTCTTTGTCTACATCTGCGATGCAGATTGTTATGGCAGTCATACTTCTAGCCATCATAAACTACAAAAATGAAGAGATATTCAATAAGGAATTGCTTGTGAAAATTTTAATAGTAACAATTTCTGCCTTGACAATGGGACTTGTGTTATTTTCTGTTAGAAATATCATTATTATTCCACCATTGGGAGGGGTTATGGATTTAACATTTAAAATAATCTTTGCGATTTGTGTATA